The Pseudofrankia inefficax genome window below encodes:
- a CDS encoding ABC transporter permease — MVGFVIRRVLGGIVILWLVSVITFLLFFLVPKVFGSNPAVLFAGRSPTPAVVAAVTKKLGLDQPLVVQYWHFLEGIFVGRHYDSGPDVTYCPAPCLGYSFRNSQPVWQQITQALPVTISLTIGAAVLFLLGGVTVGVISALRRGRFADRASMTVALAGVSMPVYFTGLVMLYLVSYKWRIIKGVHYANFLDNPFTWAWNLLPAWIVLAFLYAAMYARLTRASMLDVLGEDYIRTARAKGLPERDVIGKHALRAALTPILTIFGLDVGSLLGGAVLTESTFGFRGLGKMSIEAINTQDLPTILGVTVFAAFFVVLANIIVDVLYAVLDPRVRPT; from the coding sequence ATGGTTGGATTCGTGATCCGCCGGGTGCTCGGTGGGATCGTGATTCTCTGGCTGGTCAGCGTCATCACGTTCCTGCTGTTCTTCCTGGTGCCGAAGGTGTTCGGCTCGAACCCCGCGGTGCTCTTCGCCGGCCGGAGCCCGACCCCCGCGGTCGTCGCCGCGGTGACGAAGAAGCTGGGGCTCGACCAGCCGCTCGTCGTGCAGTACTGGCATTTCCTCGAGGGCATCTTCGTCGGCCGGCACTACGACTCCGGCCCGGACGTCACCTACTGCCCGGCGCCCTGCCTGGGCTACTCGTTCCGTAACAGCCAGCCGGTGTGGCAGCAGATCACCCAGGCGCTGCCGGTGACCATCTCGCTGACCATCGGCGCCGCCGTTCTCTTCCTGCTCGGCGGCGTCACGGTAGGCGTCATCTCCGCGCTGCGCCGGGGCAGGTTCGCCGACCGGGCGTCGATGACCGTCGCGCTCGCCGGGGTCTCGATGCCGGTGTACTTCACCGGCCTGGTGATGCTGTACCTGGTCAGCTACAAGTGGCGCATCATCAAGGGCGTCCACTACGCGAACTTTCTGGACAATCCGTTCACCTGGGCCTGGAACCTGCTTCCGGCCTGGATCGTCCTCGCGTTCCTGTACGCCGCGATGTACGCCCGGCTCACCCGGGCGAGCATGCTCGACGTCCTCGGTGAGGACTACATCCGCACCGCTCGTGCCAAGGGCCTCCCGGAACGGGACGTCATCGGCAAACACGCGCTGCGCGCGGCGCTGACACCGATCCTGACCATCTTCGGCCTGGACGTCGGGTCGCTGCTCGGGGGCGCGGTGCTGACCGAAAGCACTTTCGGGTTCCGTGGCCTGGGAAAGATGTCCATCGAGGCGATCAACACCCAGGACCTGCCGACCATCCTCGGCGTAACCGTCTTCGCGGCCTTCTTCGTGGTCTTGGCCAACATCATCGTCGATGTCCTCTACGCGGTGCTCGACCCACGGGTGCGTCCCACGTGA
- a CDS encoding ABC transporter substrate-binding protein has protein sequence MRKRTIWIRSGVLAAAGALILAACGGSSGGGGSASNSSAAAGSLGLPTTTTQTFHTSDKKGGTLRALSGSDCDFWDPQRTYYATCWDQQRWISRQLLTYVPKANSSELTGDLATSVPKSPDGGQTWTYTLKSGIKFEDGTPITSKDIKYGIERTFATDVINGGPTYVIDELDDKANPYPGPYKDTDPNKLGLKSIETPDDSTIIFHLNKKFPDWNFIMASPTATPVPQAKDTGDKYTSHPVASGPYKIAEYTPNKSMKLVRNDQWDPSTDTVNKALPDEIDITMGLEATDIDNRILAGDADVFLDQTGVQSATQAKVHSDSSIFKTVDLSGFLRYLSITTDVKPFDNVHCRNAVAWAVNKQAQSLARGGPDAGQPATTMLPPTLQYYKSFDLFPTPNNAGDIAKAKEELKACGKPNGFSTILTSRTRPAEVAQAVALQSDLKKIGVTVTIDKFDASQYFSSVLGIPKNVQAKGYGLALTGWGADWPAPYGFFSSIVDGRKILPQGNSNYASLNSATVNGGIDKALGSDDPAVDQAAWTQVDKGVVESAAYVPLLYDKAVNIYSNKVTNVFFTPGFNMINFAALGVVR, from the coding sequence ATGAGAAAACGAACGATCTGGATCAGATCCGGCGTGCTCGCGGCCGCCGGCGCCTTGATCCTGGCGGCCTGTGGGGGCAGCAGCGGTGGGGGAGGCTCGGCGTCCAACAGCAGCGCCGCCGCCGGTTCGCTCGGCCTGCCGACCACGACGACGCAGACGTTCCACACGTCGGATAAGAAGGGCGGCACGCTGCGAGCCCTCTCCGGCAGCGACTGCGACTTCTGGGACCCGCAGCGGACCTACTACGCCACGTGCTGGGACCAGCAGCGTTGGATCTCCCGTCAGCTGCTGACCTACGTGCCGAAGGCCAACTCGTCCGAGCTGACCGGTGACCTGGCGACGTCCGTCCCGAAGTCGCCCGACGGCGGCCAGACGTGGACCTACACGCTGAAGTCCGGGATCAAGTTCGAGGACGGGACCCCGATCACGTCCAAGGACATCAAGTACGGCATCGAGCGCACCTTCGCGACTGACGTGATCAACGGCGGTCCGACCTACGTCATCGACGAGCTCGACGACAAGGCGAACCCGTACCCGGGCCCGTACAAGGACACCGACCCGAACAAGCTCGGGCTGAAGTCGATCGAGACGCCGGACGACTCGACGATCATCTTCCACCTGAACAAGAAGTTCCCGGACTGGAACTTCATCATGGCCTCCCCGACGGCCACCCCGGTGCCGCAGGCGAAGGACACCGGTGACAAGTACACCTCGCACCCGGTCGCGTCCGGCCCGTACAAGATTGCCGAGTACACGCCGAACAAGTCCATGAAGCTGGTCCGCAATGACCAGTGGGACCCGTCGACCGACACGGTCAACAAGGCCCTGCCGGACGAGATCGACATCACCATGGGCCTCGAGGCGACCGACATCGACAACCGGATCCTCGCCGGCGACGCGGACGTCTTCCTGGACCAGACCGGCGTTCAGTCGGCGACCCAGGCGAAGGTCCACTCGGACTCGTCCATCTTCAAGACGGTCGACCTGTCCGGCTTCCTGCGCTACCTGAGCATCACCACCGACGTGAAGCCGTTCGACAACGTCCACTGCCGCAACGCGGTCGCCTGGGCCGTCAACAAGCAGGCCCAGTCGCTCGCTCGTGGTGGCCCGGACGCTGGCCAGCCGGCGACCACGATGCTGCCGCCGACGCTGCAGTACTACAAGTCGTTCGACCTGTTCCCGACGCCGAACAACGCCGGTGACATCGCCAAGGCCAAGGAAGAGCTGAAGGCCTGTGGCAAGCCGAACGGCTTCTCGACGATTCTGACGTCCCGCACCCGGCCCGCCGAGGTCGCGCAGGCGGTGGCGCTCCAGTCCGACCTGAAGAAGATCGGCGTCACCGTCACCATCGACAAGTTCGACGCCTCGCAGTACTTCTCCTCCGTGCTCGGTATCCCGAAGAACGTGCAGGCCAAGGGCTACGGCCTGGCGCTGACCGGTTGGGGTGCTGACTGGCCGGCTCCGTACGGCTTCTTCAGCTCGATCGTCGACGGCCGGAAGATCCTGCCCCAGGGCAACAGCAACTACGCCTCGCTGAACAGCGCGACCGTCAACGGCGGCATCGACAAGGCCCTCGGCTCGGACGACCCGGCTGTCGACCAGGCCGCCTGGACCCAGGTCGACAAGGGTGTCGTCGAGTCCGCGGCCTACGTTCCGCTGCTCTACGACAAGGCCGTGAACATCTACAGCAACAAGGTGACGAACGTCTTCTTCACCCCCGGCTTCAACATGATCAACTTCGCCGCTCTCGGCGTGGTTCGTTGA
- a CDS encoding ABC transporter permease translates to MAVPLQVEPTGRAFETADTKPVAGRSLWRIAWSRLRKDKVALGSAAFVVLVALVAILAPVICAILGVTPDDPDYTALNLTTAMPAGSFGGISAHHLFGVEPTNGRDVLARVVYGARVSLLVATLATLLSVVLGTVLGLVSGYVGGWLGGLIARLMDLMLAFPVLLFAIAIVAVIPDSAFGLSGGTLRLGILIFIIGFFSWPYIGRIVRGQVLSLKEKDFIAAARGTGAGPIRIMSHELLPNLVAPILVYTTLMIPTNILFEAALSYLGVGVRPPTASWGDMLSTAASGFYRVDPMYMVVPGVAIFLTVLAFNLLGDALRDAFDPRGG, encoded by the coding sequence GTGGCGGTCCCGTTGCAGGTGGAGCCCACCGGGCGGGCCTTCGAAACGGCGGACACCAAGCCGGTCGCGGGCCGCTCGCTCTGGCGGATCGCCTGGTCTCGGCTCCGCAAGGACAAGGTGGCGCTCGGCAGCGCCGCCTTCGTCGTCCTGGTCGCCCTCGTCGCGATCCTGGCGCCGGTGATCTGCGCGATCCTCGGTGTGACGCCGGACGACCCGGACTACACCGCGCTCAACCTGACGACGGCGATGCCGGCCGGCAGCTTCGGCGGGATCAGCGCGCACCATCTCTTCGGAGTCGAGCCGACCAACGGCCGGGACGTGCTCGCCCGGGTCGTCTACGGTGCCCGGGTCTCGCTGCTGGTCGCCACGCTCGCGACCCTGCTGTCCGTCGTGCTCGGCACCGTGCTGGGCCTCGTCTCCGGCTACGTCGGCGGCTGGCTCGGCGGGCTGATCGCGCGGCTGATGGACCTGATGCTTGCTTTCCCGGTGCTGCTGTTCGCGATCGCGATCGTCGCGGTCATCCCGGACTCCGCGTTCGGCCTGAGCGGCGGGACCCTGCGGCTGGGCATCCTGATCTTCATCATCGGATTCTTCAGCTGGCCGTACATCGGACGGATCGTGCGCGGACAGGTGCTGTCCCTGAAGGAGAAGGACTTCATCGCGGCCGCGCGGGGCACTGGCGCCGGGCCCATTCGGATCATGTCGCACGAGCTGCTGCCGAACCTCGTCGCGCCGATCCTCGTCTACACCACGCTGATGATCCCGACGAACATCCTTTTCGAGGCGGCCCTGTCGTACCTCGGCGTCGGCGTCCGGCCGCCGACGGCGTCCTGGGGCGACATGCTCTCGACGGCCGCGTCCGGCTTCTACCGCGTCGACCCCATGTACATGGTCGTCCCCGGCGTCGCGATCTTCCTGACCGTACTGGCCTTCAACCTGCTCGGCGACGCCCTGCGGGACGCGTTCGACCCGCGCGGCGGCTGA
- the tpiA gene encoding triose-phosphate isomerase, which yields MTPLRQGPATGKQPAVARKSKGTGRQTLVAGNWKMNLNHLEAIALVQKIAYDLKPAELETVETVIFPPFIDLRSVQTAIDGDKLAIGYGAQDLSPFDSGAHTGDVSGPMLAKLGCGYVIVGHSERRTDHHEDDALVAAKVAAAYRSGLTPIVCVGEHEDVRVAGNHVEHCLAQLEGSLAGLKPAQAKTVVIAYEPVWAIGTGRTASAQDAQDMCAALRERLAGLFDAELAAGIRVLYGGSVKASSAGELFTMPDVDGGLVGGASLVAEEFTAIVRSGPPA from the coding sequence ATGACTCCGCTGCGCCAGGGCCCGGCGACCGGCAAACAGCCCGCCGTCGCCCGCAAGTCCAAGGGCACCGGCCGCCAGACGCTGGTCGCCGGCAACTGGAAGATGAACCTCAACCACCTTGAGGCGATCGCCCTCGTCCAGAAGATCGCCTATGACCTGAAGCCGGCCGAGCTGGAGACCGTCGAGACGGTCATCTTCCCGCCGTTCATCGACCTGCGCAGCGTGCAGACCGCGATCGACGGGGACAAGCTCGCCATCGGCTACGGCGCCCAGGACCTCTCGCCGTTCGACTCCGGCGCGCACACGGGCGACGTGTCCGGGCCGATGCTGGCCAAGCTCGGCTGCGGCTACGTGATCGTCGGCCACTCCGAGCGGCGGACCGACCACCACGAGGACGACGCGCTGGTCGCGGCCAAGGTCGCCGCCGCCTACCGCAGTGGCCTGACGCCGATCGTCTGCGTCGGCGAGCACGAGGACGTCCGCGTGGCCGGCAACCACGTCGAGCACTGCCTGGCCCAGCTTGAGGGCTCGCTGGCCGGCCTGAAGCCGGCGCAGGCGAAGACGGTCGTCATCGCCTACGAGCCGGTCTGGGCGATCGGCACCGGCCGGACCGCGTCGGCCCAGGACGCCCAGGACATGTGCGCGGCGCTCCGGGAGCGGCTGGCCGGCCTGTTCGACGCGGAGCTCGCGGCCGGCATCCGGGTGCTCTACGGCGGCTCGGTCAAGGCGTCGAGCGCGGGCGAGCTGTTCACCATGCCGGACGTCGACGGCGGCCTGGTCGGCGGCGCGAGCCTGGTGGCGGAGGAGTTCACCGCGATCGTGCGCAGCGGCCCGCCGGCCTGA
- a CDS encoding phosphoglycerate kinase: MRTIDDLQVAGHRVLVRSDLNVPLDRSGDSPRITDDGRVLASAPTIRALAERGAKVVVCSHLGRPKGEYDEKYSLAPVAARLSEILGQPVTFTGTEGSNDIAGDAVAAVVAGLGDGEVALLDNLRFHPGETSKDAAVRAAFADDLAALAEFYVGDAFGAVHRAHASVADVPKRLPHAAGGLVLAELEVLRKLAGDARRPYVVVLGGSKVSDKLGVIRALLPKVDALLVGGGMCFTFLAAQGHGVGASLLESEMIDTCKDLLAEGGDRIVLPTDVVIADRFAADAATDVVPAAGIRDGWLGLDIGPSSTELFAARLAGAGTIFWNGPMGVFEMAPFAAGTKGVAEAVAAQTGAGAFTVVGGGDSAAAVRTLGIPETSFSHISTGGGASLEFLEGKSLPGIAALEV, encoded by the coding sequence ATGAGGACGATCGACGACCTGCAGGTCGCGGGGCACCGGGTGCTGGTCCGCAGCGATCTCAACGTGCCGCTGGACCGGTCCGGGGACAGCCCGCGGATCACCGATGACGGCCGGGTCCTGGCCAGCGCGCCCACGATCAGGGCCCTGGCCGAGCGGGGCGCCAAGGTGGTGGTCTGCTCGCACCTCGGCCGGCCCAAGGGCGAGTACGACGAGAAGTACTCGCTCGCCCCGGTGGCGGCCCGGCTGAGCGAGATCCTCGGCCAGCCGGTCACGTTCACCGGCACCGAGGGTTCCAACGACATCGCCGGTGACGCGGTCGCGGCCGTCGTGGCCGGGCTCGGCGACGGCGAGGTGGCGCTGCTGGACAACCTGCGCTTCCACCCGGGGGAGACCAGCAAGGACGCCGCGGTCCGGGCCGCGTTCGCCGACGACCTCGCGGCCCTCGCGGAGTTCTACGTCGGGGACGCCTTCGGCGCGGTGCACCGGGCGCACGCCAGCGTCGCCGACGTGCCCAAGCGGCTGCCGCACGCGGCCGGCGGGCTGGTGCTCGCCGAGCTGGAGGTGCTGCGCAAGCTGGCCGGTGACGCCCGCCGGCCGTACGTGGTGGTGCTCGGCGGCTCGAAGGTCTCCGACAAGCTCGGGGTGATCCGCGCGCTGCTGCCGAAGGTCGACGCGCTGCTGGTCGGCGGCGGTATGTGCTTCACGTTCCTGGCCGCGCAGGGCCACGGCGTCGGGGCTTCGCTGCTGGAGAGCGAGATGATCGACACCTGCAAGGACCTGCTCGCCGAGGGCGGCGACCGGATCGTGCTGCCGACCGACGTGGTGATCGCGGACCGGTTCGCGGCCGACGCCGCCACCGACGTCGTGCCGGCTGCCGGGATCCGGGACGGCTGGCTTGGCCTGGACATCGGTCCCTCGTCGACGGAGCTGTTCGCCGCCCGGCTGGCGGGCGCGGGGACGATCTTCTGGAACGGGCCGATGGGCGTGTTCGAGATGGCGCCGTTCGCGGCCGGCACGAAGGGCGTCGCGGAGGCGGTCGCGGCCCAGACCGGCGCCGGGGCCTTCACGGTCGTCGGCGGCGGTGACTCGGCCGCGGCGGTGCGCACCCTGGGCATCCCCGAGACGTCGTTCAGCCACATCTCCACGGGCGGCGGCGCGAGCCTGGAATTCCTCGAGGGCAAGTCGCTGCCCGGCATCGCCGCGTTGGAGGTCTGA
- the gap gene encoding type I glyceraldehyde-3-phosphate dehydrogenase, whose amino-acid sequence MATRVGVNGFGRIGRNFWRALAASKQAGLEVVAVNDLTNNKTLAHLLKYDTTLGTLAETVSVTDGGIQVGDTTIKVLAERDPAELPWGELGVDIVIESTGRFTDRDSAAKHLAAGAKKVIISAPAKGEDLTVVMGVNDDAYDPATQHVLSNASCTTNCVAPLAKVLDEAFGIERGFMTTIHAYTNDQVILDFPHSDLRRARAAAQNIIPTSTGAAKATSLVLPQLKGKLDGLSMRVPVLDGSVTDLVVNLKTSASKEEINAAYRAAAEGPLKGYLVYTEDPIVSSDIVGTPASCTFDSLLTMSWGPQVKVVGWYDNEWGYSNRLVDLTALVASRLG is encoded by the coding sequence GTGGCTACGCGAGTAGGAGTCAACGGTTTCGGTCGGATCGGCCGGAACTTCTGGCGGGCGCTGGCGGCGAGCAAGCAGGCAGGGCTCGAGGTGGTCGCCGTCAACGACCTCACCAACAACAAGACGCTGGCCCACCTGCTGAAGTACGACACGACCCTCGGCACCCTCGCCGAGACGGTCAGCGTCACCGACGGCGGTATCCAGGTGGGCGACACCACGATCAAGGTGCTGGCCGAGCGGGACCCGGCCGAGCTGCCCTGGGGCGAGCTGGGCGTCGACATCGTCATCGAGTCGACCGGACGCTTCACCGACCGCGACTCGGCCGCCAAGCACCTGGCCGCCGGCGCCAAGAAGGTCATCATCTCGGCCCCGGCCAAGGGCGAGGACCTGACCGTCGTCATGGGTGTGAACGACGACGCCTACGACCCGGCGACGCAGCACGTGCTGTCCAACGCGTCCTGCACGACGAACTGCGTGGCCCCGCTGGCCAAGGTCCTCGACGAGGCGTTCGGTATCGAGCGTGGCTTCATGACCACGATCCACGCCTACACCAACGACCAGGTCATCCTGGACTTCCCGCACAGCGACCTGCGCCGGGCCCGCGCCGCCGCGCAGAACATCATCCCGACCTCCACGGGCGCCGCGAAGGCCACCTCGCTGGTGCTGCCGCAGCTCAAGGGCAAGCTCGACGGCCTGTCGATGCGCGTCCCGGTGCTCGACGGCTCGGTCACCGACCTGGTCGTCAACCTGAAGACGTCGGCCAGCAAGGAAGAGATCAACGCGGCCTACCGGGCGGCGGCCGAGGGCCCGCTCAAGGGCTACCTCGTCTACACCGAGGACCCGATCGTCTCCTCCGACATCGTCGGCACCCCCGCCTCCTGCACCTTCGACTCGCTGCTGACCATGTCCTGGGGCCCCCAGGTCAAGGTCGTCGGCTGGTACGACAACGAGTGGGGCTACTCCAACCGCCTGGTCGACCTGACGGCCCTGGTCGCCTCCCGCTTGGGTTAA
- the whiA gene encoding DNA-binding protein WhiA, producing MTATVKDELSRLRVAKPCCRRAEMAALLRFGGGLHIVGGRIVVEAELDTGATARRLRREIAEVFSFPSTIAVLAAGGLRRSVRYIVRVERDGEQLARSTGLLDQRGRPVRGLPPQVVTGSACDAAAAWRGAFLAHGSLTEPGRSCSLEVTSPGPEAALALVGAARRLGVQAKSRDVRGVDRVVIRDGDAISALLTRIGAHDSLLAWEERRMRREVRATANRLANFDDANLRRSARAAVAAGARVQAAMRILGDDAPEHLLAAGRLRLQHAQASLEELGALADPPLTKDAVAGRIRRLLALADKRANSLGIPNTEASVSPELLENA from the coding sequence ATGACGGCCACCGTGAAAGACGAGCTCAGCCGGCTGCGGGTCGCGAAACCCTGCTGCCGGCGCGCGGAGATGGCGGCACTGCTGCGGTTCGGCGGCGGCCTGCACATCGTCGGCGGCCGGATCGTCGTCGAGGCGGAGCTGGACACCGGGGCGACGGCGCGCCGGCTGCGCCGGGAGATCGCCGAGGTCTTCAGCTTCCCGTCGACGATCGCGGTACTCGCGGCGGGCGGCCTGCGCCGCTCGGTCCGCTACATCGTGCGGGTCGAGCGCGACGGCGAGCAGCTCGCCCGGTCGACCGGCCTGCTCGACCAGCGCGGCCGGCCGGTCCGCGGCCTGCCGCCGCAGGTCGTGACCGGCTCGGCCTGCGACGCGGCGGCGGCCTGGCGGGGCGCGTTCCTCGCGCACGGCTCGCTCACCGAGCCCGGCCGGTCCTGCTCGCTGGAGGTGACGTCGCCCGGCCCGGAGGCGGCGCTGGCGCTGGTCGGCGCGGCGCGCCGGCTCGGCGTCCAGGCCAAGAGCCGCGACGTCCGCGGCGTCGACCGGGTGGTGATCCGGGACGGCGACGCGATCAGCGCGCTGCTGACCAGGATCGGCGCGCACGACAGCCTGCTGGCCTGGGAGGAGCGGCGGATGCGCCGCGAGGTCCGGGCGACCGCCAACCGGCTGGCGAACTTCGACGACGCGAACCTGCGCCGCTCGGCGCGGGCGGCCGTCGCCGCCGGAGCCCGGGTGCAGGCCGCGATGAGGATCCTCGGCGACGACGCGCCGGAGCACCTGCTGGCCGCGGGCCGGCTGCGGCTGCAGCACGCGCAGGCGTCGCTGGAGGAGCTGGGCGCCCTCGCCGACCCGCCGCTGACCAAGGACGCCGTCGCCGGCCGGATCCGCCGCCTGCTCGCCCTCGCCGACAAGCGCGCCAACTCCCTCGGCATCCCCAACACCGAGGCCAGCGTCTCCCCGGAACTCCTGGAGAACGCCTGA
- the yvcK gene encoding uridine diphosphate-N-acetylglucosamine-binding protein YvcK: protein MPNSADHGRPDAREPAAGRDDAAGWPGSVPAGAAGPGPAVVAFGGGHGLAASLAALRRLTDRLTAVVTVGDDGGSSGRLRAELGALPPGDLRMALAALAGPDPWSRSWTELFQRRFAGDGPLAGHAVGNLVLAALAEHVGSPVAALELAAQLLGVHGRVLPLSEDGIDIVAEVAGLDPADPAATRLVRGQVAVASTAGAVCEVWVEPTEPRACAPACAAVEAADWLILGPGSLYTSMLPHLLVPEMHKAITGAAARRLLVLNLVAQPGETEGFTPEAHLRVLARHAPGLTVDVVLADPAAVPDPAELAAAAAELGARLHLAPVRAPEAPGTHDPALLAAAFEGVFAAYREDPPAQAEAVPAETGPAETGPAETGPAETGPAETGPAETGPAETADVPAARATLTPDSSPAPRGPGPAAQRTSWITGLPDRLRRSGRTGAGPAGTPGPPDPRVTARDPKE from the coding sequence GTGCCAAACTCCGCCGACCACGGTCGCCCCGACGCCCGTGAGCCCGCCGCCGGTCGGGACGACGCGGCCGGATGGCCGGGCTCCGTGCCCGCCGGGGCGGCCGGTCCCGGCCCGGCCGTCGTCGCGTTCGGCGGCGGGCACGGTCTCGCGGCCTCGCTGGCGGCGTTGCGGCGGCTCACCGACCGGCTCACCGCCGTCGTCACCGTCGGCGACGACGGTGGCTCGTCGGGCCGGCTGCGCGCCGAGCTGGGCGCGCTCCCGCCGGGCGACCTGCGGATGGCGCTCGCGGCACTGGCCGGCCCCGACCCGTGGTCGCGGTCCTGGACCGAGCTGTTCCAGCGCCGCTTCGCGGGGGACGGCCCGCTGGCCGGGCACGCCGTGGGCAACCTGGTGCTGGCCGCGCTCGCCGAGCACGTCGGCTCCCCGGTGGCCGCGCTGGAGCTCGCGGCCCAGCTGCTCGGGGTGCACGGCCGGGTGCTGCCGCTGTCGGAGGACGGCATCGACATCGTGGCCGAGGTCGCCGGCCTGGACCCGGCCGACCCGGCCGCGACCAGGCTGGTCCGCGGCCAGGTGGCGGTCGCGTCCACCGCGGGCGCGGTCTGCGAGGTCTGGGTCGAGCCGACCGAGCCGCGGGCCTGCGCGCCGGCCTGCGCCGCCGTCGAGGCGGCGGACTGGCTGATTCTCGGCCCGGGCTCGCTCTACACCAGCATGCTTCCGCATCTCCTCGTCCCCGAGATGCACAAGGCGATCACCGGCGCCGCCGCGCGCCGGCTGCTCGTGCTCAACCTGGTCGCGCAGCCGGGGGAGACCGAGGGTTTCACCCCCGAGGCGCACCTGCGGGTGCTCGCGCGGCACGCCCCCGGCCTGACCGTCGACGTGGTGCTCGCGGACCCGGCGGCCGTCCCGGACCCGGCGGAGCTCGCGGCGGCCGCCGCGGAGCTGGGCGCCAGGCTGCACCTGGCGCCGGTGCGCGCACCCGAGGCACCCGGCACGCACGATCCGGCGCTTCTCGCGGCGGCCTTCGAGGGCGTCTTCGCGGCCTACCGCGAGGACCCGCCCGCCCAGGCCGAGGCAGTACCGGCCGAGACAGGGCCGGCCGAGACAGGGCCGGCCGAGACAGGGCCGGCCGAGACAGGGCCGGCCGAGACAGGGCCGGCCGAGACAGGGCCGGCCGAGACGGCCGACGTGCCGGCGGCGCGGGCGACCCTGACCCCTGATTCCTCACCGGCCCCCCGCGGGCCTGGCCCGGCCGCGCAGCGGACCTCCTGGATCACCGGACTGCCCGACCGGCTCCGCCGGTCTGGCCGCACCGGCGCCGGTCCAGCGGGTACCCCGGGACCCCCCGACCCGCGGGTGACAGCCCGCGATCCCAAGGAGTGA
- the rapZ gene encoding RNase adapter RapZ: MTSTATSASTLDLAIITGLSGAGRSTAAKCLEDLGWFVVDNLPPALLSTMAELGRRSGGGVSRIAVVVDVRGRAFFADLRAAIDALDAGGMRPRVLFLEASDDALIRRFDHVRRPHPLQGADRVVDGISRERTQLAELRGEADLVLDTTDLNVHELRSKIDAAFGQPGGNRLNATVVSFGYRYGLPLDADLVADCRFLANPHWVEALRPFTGRDPQVRDYVLDQPGAQDFIDRYAELLRLVGDGYLREGKRYLTLAVGCTGGRHRSVAVAEELGARLAATGVGVQVVHRDLGRE, encoded by the coding sequence ATGACCAGCACCGCGACCAGTGCCTCGACGCTGGATCTCGCGATCATCACCGGACTGTCGGGGGCCGGCCGCAGCACCGCGGCCAAGTGCCTGGAGGACCTCGGCTGGTTCGTCGTCGACAACCTGCCCCCCGCGCTGCTCTCGACGATGGCCGAGCTCGGCCGTCGCTCCGGCGGCGGCGTGAGCCGGATCGCCGTCGTCGTCGACGTCCGTGGCCGGGCGTTCTTCGCCGACCTGCGGGCGGCGATCGACGCGCTCGACGCCGGCGGCATGCGGCCGCGGGTGCTGTTCCTGGAGGCGAGCGACGACGCGCTGATCCGCCGGTTCGACCACGTCCGGCGGCCGCACCCGCTGCAGGGCGCGGACCGGGTCGTCGACGGGATCAGCCGGGAGCGGACCCAGCTCGCCGAGCTGCGGGGCGAGGCCGACCTGGTGCTCGACACCACCGACCTCAACGTCCACGAGCTGCGCTCGAAGATCGACGCGGCGTTCGGCCAGCCGGGCGGTAACCGGCTCAACGCCACCGTCGTCTCGTTCGGCTACCGCTACGGCCTGCCGCTGGACGCGGACCTGGTCGCCGACTGCCGGTTCCTGGCCAACCCGCACTGGGTCGAGGCGCTGCGGCCGTTCACCGGCCGTGACCCACAGGTCCGCGACTACGTTCTCGACCAGCCGGGGGCTCAGGACTTCATCGACCGGTACGCCGAGCTGCTGCGGCTGGTCGGCGACGGCTACCTGCGGGAGGGCAAGCGGTACCTGACGCTGGCCGTCGGCTGTACCGGTGGGCGGCACCGCAGTGTGGCCGTCGCCGAGGAGCTCGGCGCCCGGCTGGCCGCGACCGGCGTCGGTGTCCAGGTCGTGCACCGTGACCTGGGCCGGGAGTGA